A genome region from Ptiloglossa arizonensis isolate GNS036 chromosome 4, iyPtiAriz1_principal, whole genome shotgun sequence includes the following:
- the LOC143145583 gene encoding uncharacterized protein LOC143145583 isoform X1 encodes MNKSKKSVTKCSIQNRDKKIDNTEEVPVKKIMKGDIGNESPQYSSDSRVSGHSTPIQKKEHVFYVEDSPEIDYHYSPISLPCTQEGGNEIAWDWQTSAGKNSNDKAKPQSNLIETPKRTKQLQKKRNSNSPLLQKPLKRKQVKMENIENIGKLTAELKALSEKMKSMQKNCANHITAKDDTKCEHENIPLIKLNSENSSETMLQINTNNDESKINTITIDNMNKKDLSYKDLFDDSIDDSMVKCTQEVEEKLKLCKSNENGVMELFIVSEEKELFSTSEKETDYLTSSNTTESSKNSNITKSSSSVNTSGCLKTYSNNSSKVNFSSNVSVSNSKDISFRKPHFNNNVTSMQIRKQVLEKKDMSEFPDDSFDDCLATCMEDDKLLSNLSEYDFNVSNMDSNLNNFGKVSTEIISSKKCNKQVSNSLASRTVDITCNSKSSSHENTKLLITNDLAENNESINYKEGIQKSFAGNTALENRKFFKTKSLSDQYFYQSKYSYANSKTNKTISSSEKRFSSNSVSSSVSTTSSIVKSQNLHESNNIPSINIMENAHTLNRLEEKDRGNCIVKYKSTSNLFNIKEVAKESQSVSCTPEEIERKRLEAKMRLEAKRKLQQNIRITSNPSVVPGKKSVKR; translated from the exons atgaataaaagtaaaaagtcAGTGACAAAATGCAGTATACAAAACCGAGATAAGAAAATTGACAATACTGAAGAAG TACCGGTcaaaaaaattatgaaaggtGACATAGGAAATGAATCACCTCAATATTCCTCAGATTCACGTGTTTCTGGACATAGTACTCCTATTCAAAAGAAAGAACATGTGTTTTATGTAGAAGATTCTCCTGAAATAGATTATCATTACAGTCCAATTTCACTTCCTTGCACTCAAGAGGGAGGTAATGAAATTGCATGGGATTGGCAAACTTCTGCAGGTAAAAATTCCAATGATAAGGCTAAACCACAGAGCAATCTTATAGAAACTCCCAAACGGACCAAACAAttgcaaaaaaaacgaaactcaAATTCTCCTTTATTGCAAAAACCGCTTAAAAGAAAACAagtaaaaatggaaaatatagaaaatattgggAAACTGACAGCTGAATTGAAAGCTTTAAGTGAAAAGATGAAAAGTATGCAAAAGAATTGTGCAAATCATATTACTGCAAAAGATGATACAAAATGTGAACATGAAAATATACcattgataaaattaaatagTGAAAATAGTAGTGAGACAATGTTACAAATAAATACTAATAATGATGAGTCTAAAATAAATACTATTACTATTGATAATATGAACAAAAAAGATTTAAGTTATAAAGACTTATTTGATGATTCAATTGATGATTCAATGGTAAAGTGCACTCAGGAAGTTGAAGAAAAGTTGAAGTTGTGTAAAAGTAATGAAAATGGTGTAATGGAATTATTTATAGTGAGCGAAGAGAAAGAATTGTTTTCCACATCTGAAAAGGAGACTGACTATTTGACATCTAGTAACACTACTGAAAGTTCCAAGAATTCTAATATCACCAAGAGTTCTTCATCAGTTAACACAAGTGGTTGTTTAAAAAcatattcaaataattcaagTAAAGTGAATTTTAGTTCTAATGTTTCAGTTTCAAACTCAAAAGATATCAGTTTTCGAAAGCCGCATTTTAACAATAATGTTACAAGTATGCAAATTCGGAAACAGGTGTTGGAAAAGAAAGACATGTCAGAGTTTCCAGATGATTCTTTTGATGATTGTTTGGCAACTTGTATGGAGGATGATAAATTACTATCTAATTTATCAGAATATGATTTCAATGTTTCAAATATGGATtctaatttgaacaattttggaaAGGTTTCTACAGAAATTATTTCtagtaaaaaatgtaataaacaaGTTTCAAATAGTCTTGCTTCAAGAACAGTAGATATTACGTGTAACAGTAAATCCAGTAGTCATGAAAATACTAAATTACTTATTACCAATGATTTGGCAGAGAATAATGAATCTATAAATTATAAAGAAGGAATACAAAAATCCTTTGCTGGCAACACTGCTTTAGAAAACAGAAAATTCTTCAAAACAAAAAGTTTGTCAGAccaatatttttatcaaagCAAATACTCTTATGCAAATAGCAAAACGAATAAAACCATTTCATCATCTGAAAAGCGATTTTCATCAAATTCAGTTAGTTCATCAGTAAGTACTACTTCCTCTATTGTAAAAAGTCAGAATTTACATGAAAGTAATAATATTCCATCAATTAATATCATGGAAAATGCACACACACTTAACAGATTAGAAGAAAAAGACCGCGGTAATTGTATAGTTAAGTATAAATCTACTAGTAATTTATTTAACATAAAAGAGGTTGCAAAAGAGTCGCAGTCTGTATCGTGTACTCCTgaagaaatagaaagaaaacggCTAGAAGCAAAAATGAGACTAGAGGCAAAACGGAAATTACAACAAAATATAAGGATAACCAGTAATCCATCGGTAGTTCCAGGGAAGAAATCTGTCAAAAGGTGA
- the LOC143145583 gene encoding uncharacterized protein LOC143145583 isoform X2, with amino-acid sequence MNKSKKSVTKCSIQNRDKKIDNTEEVPVKKIMKGDIGNESPQYSSDSRVSGHSTPIQKKEHVFYVEDSPEIDYHYSPISLPCTQEGGNEIAWDWQTSAGKNSNDKAKPQSNLIETPKRTKQLQKKRNSNSPLLQKPLKRKQVKMENIENIGKLTAELKALSEKMKSMQKNCANHITAKDDTKCEHENIPLIKLNSENSSETMLQINTNNDESKINTITIDNMNKKDLSYKDLFDDSIDDSMVKCTQEVEEKLKLCKSNENGVMELFIVSEEKELFSTSEKETDYLTSSNTTESSKNSNITKSSSSVNTSGCLKTYSNNSSKVNFSSNVSVSNSKDISFRKPHFNNNVTSMQIRKQVLEKKDMSEFPDDSFDDCLATCMEDDKLLSNLSEYDFNVSNMDSNLNNFGKVSTEIISSKKCNKQVSNSLASRTVDITCNSKSSSHENTKLLITNDLAENNESINYKEGIQKSFAGNTALENRKFFKTKSLSDQYFYQSKYSYANSKTNKTISSSEKRFSSNSVSSSIRRKRPR; translated from the exons atgaataaaagtaaaaagtcAGTGACAAAATGCAGTATACAAAACCGAGATAAGAAAATTGACAATACTGAAGAAG TACCGGTcaaaaaaattatgaaaggtGACATAGGAAATGAATCACCTCAATATTCCTCAGATTCACGTGTTTCTGGACATAGTACTCCTATTCAAAAGAAAGAACATGTGTTTTATGTAGAAGATTCTCCTGAAATAGATTATCATTACAGTCCAATTTCACTTCCTTGCACTCAAGAGGGAGGTAATGAAATTGCATGGGATTGGCAAACTTCTGCAGGTAAAAATTCCAATGATAAGGCTAAACCACAGAGCAATCTTATAGAAACTCCCAAACGGACCAAACAAttgcaaaaaaaacgaaactcaAATTCTCCTTTATTGCAAAAACCGCTTAAAAGAAAACAagtaaaaatggaaaatatagaaaatattgggAAACTGACAGCTGAATTGAAAGCTTTAAGTGAAAAGATGAAAAGTATGCAAAAGAATTGTGCAAATCATATTACTGCAAAAGATGATACAAAATGTGAACATGAAAATATACcattgataaaattaaatagTGAAAATAGTAGTGAGACAATGTTACAAATAAATACTAATAATGATGAGTCTAAAATAAATACTATTACTATTGATAATATGAACAAAAAAGATTTAAGTTATAAAGACTTATTTGATGATTCAATTGATGATTCAATGGTAAAGTGCACTCAGGAAGTTGAAGAAAAGTTGAAGTTGTGTAAAAGTAATGAAAATGGTGTAATGGAATTATTTATAGTGAGCGAAGAGAAAGAATTGTTTTCCACATCTGAAAAGGAGACTGACTATTTGACATCTAGTAACACTACTGAAAGTTCCAAGAATTCTAATATCACCAAGAGTTCTTCATCAGTTAACACAAGTGGTTGTTTAAAAAcatattcaaataattcaagTAAAGTGAATTTTAGTTCTAATGTTTCAGTTTCAAACTCAAAAGATATCAGTTTTCGAAAGCCGCATTTTAACAATAATGTTACAAGTATGCAAATTCGGAAACAGGTGTTGGAAAAGAAAGACATGTCAGAGTTTCCAGATGATTCTTTTGATGATTGTTTGGCAACTTGTATGGAGGATGATAAATTACTATCTAATTTATCAGAATATGATTTCAATGTTTCAAATATGGATtctaatttgaacaattttggaaAGGTTTCTACAGAAATTATTTCtagtaaaaaatgtaataaacaaGTTTCAAATAGTCTTGCTTCAAGAACAGTAGATATTACGTGTAACAGTAAATCCAGTAGTCATGAAAATACTAAATTACTTATTACCAATGATTTGGCAGAGAATAATGAATCTATAAATTATAAAGAAGGAATACAAAAATCCTTTGCTGGCAACACTGCTTTAGAAAACAGAAAATTCTTCAAAACAAAAAGTTTGTCAGAccaatatttttatcaaagCAAATACTCTTATGCAAATAGCAAAACGAATAAAACCATTTCATCATCTGAAAAGCGATTTTCATCAAATTCAGTTAGTTCATCA ATTAGAAGAAAAAGACCGCGGTAA
- the LOC143145683 gene encoding CDAN1-interacting nuclease 1, with protein MMLEKYNDIVTTIRKFRGLSKDCRNLLKEKYRDIPVNTLYSILSLEIQHKMKIEHGRLFGKKKKYYDTYIEAVQNGEPIGILLKMAKDIGAPPALLARKVLEIHCEQDEPNVSRHEVSKLFKDTTLIQDKDLAYEVYLCTLYDAIYGPIADAIGISVGQEYEVKLQNYLTERNLAFRNEEHLRSRGYDKTPDFKLEVPIAVNGFVINWIESKARFGNLEIHQKYIREQFLSYWNRFGPGLVIYWFGFLDNLTEPSEKRFMIMDHFPENIIYMDPTCIKPTTL; from the exons atgatgctcgaaaagtaTAACGATATAGTGACAacaattcgaaaatttcgaggtttatCAAAGGAttgtagaaatttattaaaagagaaatatagaga cATTCCAGTAAATACACTATACAGCATACTGTCTTTGGAAATACAAcataaaatgaaaatcgaacaTGGCAGGTTATTTGGTAAAAAGAAGAAGTATTACGATAC ATACATAGAAGCTGTACAAAATGGAGAACCtattggaattttattaaaaatggcaAAAGATATTGGTGCACCACCTGCATTATTAGCTAGAAAAGTTCTTGAGATACATTGTGAACAGGATGAACCTAAtg tttctcgacaCGAAGTTAGTAAGTTATTTAAAGATACTACTCTCATTCAGGACAAGGACCTTGCATATGAAGTTTATTtg TGTACATTATATGATGCTATATATGGACCTATAGCAGATGCTATTGGAAT TTCGGTAGGTCAAGAGTATGAAGTAAAACTACAAAACTATTTAACAGAACGTAATTTGGCATTTCGTAATGAGGAACACTTACGATCAAGGGGATATGACAAAACTCCAGATTTTAAACTCGAAGTACCAATTGCAGTAAATGGTTTTGTAATTAATTGGATAGAATCTAAGGCACGAtttggcaatttggagatacaTCAAAAGTATATTAGAGAACAATTTCTAAGCTATTGGAACAGATTTGGTCCAGGACTTGTGATCTACTGGTTTGGATTCTTAGATAATTTAACTGAACCAAGTGAGAAAAGATTTATGATCATGGATCACTTCCCAGAGAATATTATATACATGGATCCTACTTGTATTAAACCTACAACTTTATGA
- the LOC143146127 gene encoding uncharacterized protein LOC143146127 codes for MANKTTTNLKSQEQSVKTAVQLQLARIKKEEEEELWISGEELYTEGSSDEEEYKSQSRSRRKINSNQSSRVSLTNPNDESQCNSTVSTEIKSKLDNSTNIPKDKITKNQTVNKTTSEFDKTSTTFEKLAVSSSAESSATCTIKDTKSSDFFAEEKQEENTEISWKAKRGSFVLPNSSNNTKEESNKSSLQDMKCILYIVHSCIQDVSFFEKTACNNLYETLAVDGAVIPLKELESYEQMTEFDTQSLGNFELMHINKKLFERESQDEIDMSSIDTEEKCVGKQILAMENLDFCIREMSDKVKVNIFFLYNEKRFVDTTVNVNISIILQKAKQETLLCQYENRKRLTNILSSNPSEIGKLAENTRQFFHLCPRYMMLGGGMTIKIIRKDRKPITMHFSTIYELIKIRLSDL; via the exons ATGGCCAATAAGACTACGACAAACCTGAAATCACAAGAGCAATCTGTGAAAACCGCAGTGCAATTACAACTTGCAAGAATTAAAAAGGAG GAAGAAGAGGAATTATGGATATCAGGAGAAGAGCTGTATACCGAGGGTAGCAGCGACGAAGAGGAATACAAATCACAATCAAGATCACGTCGCAAAATCAATAGTAATCAATCGTCGCGTGTTTCTTTGACTAACCCAAATGATGAGAGTCAATGCAATTCAACCGTTTCCACCGAAATCAAATCAAAATTGGACAATTCCACCAATATTCCTAAGGACAAGATTACGAAAAATCAAAcggtaaacaaaaccacgtcGGAATTCGATAAAACCTCCACCACTTTTGAGAAACTGGCGGTTTCATCGTCAGCGGAATCGTCTGCTACTTGTACTATCAAAGATACAAAATCCTCCGATTTCTTTGCCGAAGAGAAACAAGAAGAAAACACGGAAATCTCATGGAAAGCGAAAAGAGGTAGTTTCGTGTTACCTAATTCAAGTAATAACACCAAAGAAGAATCAAACAAAT CATCTCTGCAGGATATGAAATGTATTTTGTATATTGTTCATTCGTGTATACAGGATGTTTCGT TTTTTGAAAAAACAGCGTGTAACAATTTATACGAAACACTCG CAGTCGACGGTGCAGTAATTCCTTTGAAGGAATTAGAATCATACGAGCAAATGACCGAATTCGACACGCAATCGTTAGGAAATTTTGAACTAATGCATATCAataagaaattatttgaaagagAAAGTCAAGATGAAATTGATATGTCAAGTATAGACACGGAAGAGAAATGTGTAGGGAAACAAATTTTAGCGATGGAAAATCTCGATTTTTGTATACGCGAAATGAGTGATAAAGTAAAGGTAAACATATTTTTCCTTTATAATGAAAAAAGGTTTGTTGATACAACAGTCAATGTAAACATTTCAATCATATTGCAGAAAGCAAAGCAAGAAACTTTGTTATGCCAATATGAAAATCGAAAAAggcttacaaatattttatcgtcCAATCCCTCTGAAATTGGTAAACTAGCTGAAAATACGCGACAATTTTTTCACTTATGTCCAAGATATATGATGCTTGGTGGAGGTAtgacaataaaaataatacgcaAAGATAGAAAGCCGATAACGAtgcatttttcaacgatttacgAACTTATAAAAATAAGATTATCGGACTTGTAG